The following are from one region of the Constrictibacter sp. MBR-5 genome:
- a CDS encoding xanthine dehydrogenase family protein molybdopterin-binding subunit has translation MNHVSDPKKLKVVGTRPIRPDGADKVTGRASFGADMSLPGMLTGAIKRSPHAHARILSIDTSKAEALPGVKAVVSAKDFPEIASEEAFVGEGPMNFRDLSRNCMARDKVLYEGHAVAAVAATSPGVAARAVELIEVQYEVLPHVIDVEEAMADGAPLLHDDVFTAGVSPKPEKPSNVAKRVEFILGDVDAAMKTAEVVVEGRYTTKPVHQAYIEPHACVASVSADGQAQVWCSSQGQFMVRAYCAKLLGMELSDIRVMPAEIGGGFGGKTLVYLEPLAVALSRKSGRPVRMVMSREDVFRATGPTSGGVVEVKLGATKDGRIVAAECLLKFQAGAFPGSPVQPAAMTAFACYDLENVKVVGFDVVSNRPKVAAYRAPGAPISAFGVESAVDDLARALNMDPIALREKNAAKDGTKAAYGPTLKDIGFIETLEAAKNHPNMQVKLGPNQGRGVACGFWFNIGGESSGAVHVNEDGTVVVVSGNPDIGGSRASMAMMAAEVLGIPVERVRPIVGDTASIGYSFLTGGSRVTFATGMAVSQAAEKVVEQLKARAAALWDISAEAVEWRDGTAYPAGPNAGEFEPLPLAEIASKSGRTGGPITAEVSVNAQGAGPGYATHVCDVEVDRETGHVTILRYTAVQDVGRAIHPTYVEGQIQGGVTQGVGWALNEEYIYNAKGLLENPGFLDYRVPVASDLPMIDAVMIEVPNPRHPFGAKGVGEVPIVPPMAAVANAIRDAIGVRMHDLPMSPPKIRAALDAGELPMAAE, from the coding sequence ATGAACCACGTCAGCGATCCCAAGAAGCTCAAGGTCGTAGGTACCCGCCCGATCCGTCCGGACGGTGCGGACAAGGTCACCGGGCGCGCCAGTTTCGGCGCCGACATGAGCCTCCCGGGCATGCTGACTGGCGCCATCAAGCGCAGCCCGCACGCCCATGCGCGCATCCTCTCGATCGACACGTCCAAGGCCGAGGCCCTGCCCGGCGTGAAGGCGGTCGTTTCGGCGAAGGACTTTCCCGAGATCGCCTCGGAGGAAGCCTTCGTCGGCGAGGGGCCGATGAACTTCCGCGACCTGTCGCGGAACTGCATGGCGCGCGACAAGGTGCTCTACGAGGGCCACGCGGTCGCCGCGGTGGCCGCGACCTCGCCGGGCGTCGCCGCCCGGGCGGTCGAGCTGATCGAGGTGCAGTACGAGGTTCTGCCGCACGTCATCGACGTCGAGGAGGCGATGGCGGACGGCGCCCCGCTGCTGCACGACGACGTCTTCACGGCCGGCGTCTCGCCGAAGCCGGAGAAGCCGTCCAACGTGGCCAAGCGGGTGGAATTCATCCTGGGCGACGTCGACGCCGCCATGAAGACGGCAGAAGTGGTCGTCGAGGGCCGCTACACCACCAAGCCGGTGCATCAGGCCTATATCGAGCCGCACGCCTGCGTCGCCTCGGTCAGCGCCGACGGCCAGGCGCAGGTCTGGTGTTCCAGCCAGGGCCAGTTCATGGTTCGCGCCTACTGCGCCAAGCTGCTGGGCATGGAACTGTCGGACATCCGCGTGATGCCGGCAGAGATCGGCGGCGGCTTCGGCGGCAAGACGCTCGTCTATCTCGAGCCGCTGGCCGTGGCGCTGTCGCGCAAGTCCGGCCGGCCGGTCCGCATGGTGATGAGCCGCGAGGACGTGTTCCGCGCCACCGGGCCGACCTCGGGCGGCGTGGTCGAGGTCAAGCTGGGTGCGACGAAGGACGGCCGCATCGTCGCGGCCGAATGCCTGCTGAAGTTCCAGGCGGGCGCCTTCCCGGGTTCTCCGGTACAGCCGGCGGCGATGACCGCCTTCGCCTGCTACGACCTGGAGAACGTCAAGGTCGTCGGCTTCGACGTGGTCAGCAACCGGCCCAAGGTCGCCGCCTATCGGGCGCCCGGCGCGCCGATCTCGGCCTTCGGCGTCGAGAGCGCGGTGGACGATCTGGCGCGCGCACTGAACATGGATCCCATCGCGCTGCGCGAGAAGAACGCGGCGAAGGACGGGACCAAGGCGGCCTACGGACCGACCCTGAAGGACATCGGCTTCATTGAGACGCTGGAAGCGGCGAAGAACCATCCGAACATGCAGGTGAAGCTCGGCCCGAACCAGGGCCGCGGCGTCGCCTGCGGCTTCTGGTTCAACATCGGCGGCGAGTCGAGCGGCGCCGTCCACGTCAACGAGGACGGCACGGTCGTCGTCGTGTCGGGCAACCCCGACATCGGCGGCAGCCGCGCCTCGATGGCGATGATGGCGGCCGAGGTGCTCGGCATACCGGTCGAACGGGTGCGGCCGATCGTCGGCGACACCGCGTCGATCGGCTACTCCTTCCTGACCGGCGGCAGCCGCGTCACCTTCGCCACCGGCATGGCGGTCAGCCAGGCCGCGGAGAAGGTGGTCGAGCAGCTGAAGGCCCGTGCCGCTGCCCTCTGGGACATCAGCGCCGAGGCGGTGGAGTGGCGCGACGGCACGGCCTATCCGGCCGGCCCGAACGCCGGAGAGTTCGAGCCGCTGCCGCTCGCCGAGATCGCGTCCAAGTCCGGGCGTACCGGCGGGCCGATCACGGCCGAGGTCTCGGTCAACGCCCAGGGCGCCGGTCCCGGCTACGCGACGCATGTCTGCGACGTCGAGGTCGACCGCGAGACCGGGCACGTCACCATCCTGCGCTACACGGCGGTGCAGGACGTCGGCCGGGCGATCCACCCGACCTATGTGGAAGGGCAGATCCAGGGCGGCGTCACCCAGGGTGTCGGCTGGGCGCTGAACGAGGAGTACATCTACAACGCCAAGGGCCTGCTGGAGAATCCCGGCTTCCTCGACTATCGCGTGCCGGTCGCGTCCGACCTGCCGATGATCGACGCGGTCATGATCGAGGTGCCGAACCCGCGCCATCCCTTCGGCGCCAAGGGCGTCGGCGAGGTGCCGATCGTGCCGCCCATGGCGGCGGTGGCGAACGCCATCCGCGACGCCATCGGCGTGCGCATGCACGACCTGCCGATGTCGCCGCCGAAGATCCGTGCCGCCCTCGACGCCGGCGAACTGCCGATGGCGGCGGAGTAG
- a CDS encoding (2Fe-2S)-binding protein, with protein sequence MAKTHVTTTINGEPTEFLCEPHQTLLDVLRDELGLTGSKEGCSSGDCGACSVTVDDRLVCSCLMLAAEAEGHSIGTIEGMAQGEKLHPLQQHFLQEGALQCGFCTPGLLVAAKSLLDNHPNPTETEARYWLAGNLCRCTGYDKVIKAVMGAAAELRGETTSQARA encoded by the coding sequence ATGGCCAAGACGCACGTCACCACCACCATCAACGGCGAGCCGACCGAGTTCCTGTGCGAGCCGCACCAGACCCTGCTCGACGTCCTGCGTGACGAGCTCGGGCTGACCGGCAGCAAGGAAGGCTGCAGCTCGGGCGACTGCGGCGCCTGCAGCGTGACGGTCGACGACCGGCTCGTCTGCTCGTGCCTGATGCTGGCCGCCGAGGCCGAGGGCCATTCGATCGGCACGATCGAAGGCATGGCCCAGGGTGAGAAGCTGCACCCGCTGCAGCAGCATTTCCTCCAGGAAGGCGCGCTGCAGTGCGGCTTCTGCACGCCGGGGCTGCTCGTCGCGGCGAAGTCGCTGCTCGACAATCATCCGAACCCGACCGAGACCGAGGCGCGCTACTGGCTGGCCGGCAACCTCTGCCGCTGCACCGGCTACGATAAGGTCATCAAGGCGGTGATGGGGGCGGCCGCGGAGCTGCGCGGCGAAACCACGAGCCAAGCGAGGGCATGA
- a CDS encoding xanthine dehydrogenase family protein subunit M produces MRYVAPATVDEAVAALAGATGTAKLLSGGTDLLVQLRSGRVRPDLIVDTKRIPGLIGIKEENGGFVIGAATSGAILDEHEALKQAWPGVVEGMELIGSTQVQGRASLVGNLCNASPAADSVPALIAARATCVIAGSKGQREAPVETIATGPGKTSLARDEMIIAIKLPKRPAHAADAYLRFIPRTEMDIAVVGAAVNVTLDGSGTCTDAMVVLGAVAPTAVIVPDAAKALIGSKLDDAALEKLDAAARAACKPIDDKRGTIEYRTKVAGVLARRAAAIAFKRAGER; encoded by the coding sequence TTGCGATATGTAGCGCCCGCGACGGTTGACGAGGCCGTGGCGGCGTTGGCGGGGGCGACCGGGACGGCGAAGCTGCTGTCCGGCGGGACCGACCTTCTCGTTCAGTTGCGATCGGGCCGCGTGCGTCCCGATCTGATCGTCGACACGAAGCGGATCCCGGGGCTGATCGGGATTAAGGAAGAGAATGGCGGCTTCGTCATCGGCGCCGCGACGTCGGGGGCGATTCTCGACGAGCACGAAGCGCTGAAGCAGGCGTGGCCGGGCGTCGTCGAGGGCATGGAGCTGATCGGCTCGACCCAGGTGCAGGGCCGGGCCAGCCTGGTCGGCAACCTGTGCAACGCCTCGCCGGCGGCGGACAGCGTGCCGGCGCTCATTGCCGCGCGGGCAACCTGCGTCATCGCCGGGTCGAAGGGCCAGCGCGAGGCGCCGGTCGAGACCATCGCCACCGGTCCCGGCAAGACGTCGCTGGCGCGCGACGAGATGATCATCGCCATCAAGCTGCCGAAGCGGCCGGCCCATGCGGCGGACGCTTATCTGCGCTTCATCCCGCGCACCGAGATGGACATCGCCGTCGTCGGCGCCGCCGTCAACGTGACGCTGGACGGCAGCGGCACATGCACCGACGCCATGGTCGTCCTGGGCGCCGTGGCGCCGACGGCGGTCATCGTGCCGGATGCCGCGAAGGCCCTGATCGGCAGCAAGCTCGACGACGCGGCGCTCGAGAAGCTCGACGCGGCGGCACGCGCCGCCTGCAAGCCGATCGACGACAAGCGCGGCACCATCGAATACCGCACAAAGGTCGCCGGCGTCCTCGCACGCCGCGCGGCCGCGATTGCATTCAAGCGCGCAGGGGAGCGCTAA
- a CDS encoding Lrp/AsnC family transcriptional regulator, whose translation MDDIDRKILRAIQEDASLSLAEIAGRVGLSPTPCWKRIQKLEKQGVILKRVALLDPASVGSGVTVFVSVSTGEHSGEWLERFAEAVSAMPEVVEFYRMAGDVDYMLRVVVPDIAAYDRFYKKLIAGLHLTNVTSRFAMETIKYTTAVPVR comes from the coding sequence ATGGACGACATCGACCGCAAGATCCTGCGCGCCATCCAGGAGGACGCGAGCCTGTCGCTGGCCGAGATCGCCGGGCGCGTCGGCCTGTCGCCGACGCCCTGCTGGAAGCGCATCCAGAAGCTGGAGAAGCAGGGGGTGATCCTGAAGCGCGTGGCGCTGCTCGACCCGGCCAGCGTCGGCAGCGGCGTCACCGTCTTCGTCAGCGTCAGCACGGGCGAGCATTCGGGCGAGTGGCTGGAACGGTTCGCCGAGGCGGTCAGCGCCATGCCCGAGGTGGTGGAGTTCTACCGGATGGCCGGCGACGTCGACTACATGCTGCGCGTCGTCGTGCCGGACATCGCCGCCTACGACCGCTTCTACAAGAAGCTCATCGCAGGGTTGCACCTGACGAACGTCACCTCGCGCTTCGCAATGGAGACGATCAAGTACACGACGGCCGTACCGGTGCGCTGA
- a CDS encoding NAD(P)-dependent oxidoreductase, which produces MIPIALDPAHLSIALVGRGDLAVRRFGSLRAGGATATTIYSDAPRPLMVQAAGDRLVRRLPSDADLASISLLWIADLPPDAARDLAARARAAKVLVNVEDDRPNCDFHNVAQVRRGNLLLTASTNGASPGLASMVREQLERTYTADWAERLERLRGRRADWRAEGRTMDEVGRRTRAAVAEEGWLP; this is translated from the coding sequence ATGATCCCGATTGCCCTCGATCCGGCCCACCTCTCGATCGCGCTCGTCGGGCGCGGCGACCTCGCCGTGCGGCGCTTCGGCTCGCTGCGGGCGGGGGGCGCCACCGCGACGACCATCTATTCGGACGCGCCGCGCCCGCTGATGGTCCAGGCGGCGGGTGACCGGCTGGTGCGGCGGCTGCCGTCCGACGCGGACCTGGCCTCAATCAGCCTGCTCTGGATCGCCGACCTGCCGCCCGACGCCGCGCGCGACCTCGCGGCGCGGGCGCGGGCGGCCAAGGTCCTGGTCAACGTCGAGGACGATCGGCCGAACTGCGACTTCCACAACGTCGCCCAGGTGCGCCGCGGCAATCTTCTGCTGACCGCCTCGACCAACGGCGCCAGCCCCGGCCTGGCGTCGATGGTGCGCGAGCAACTGGAACGGACCTACACCGCCGACTGGGCCGAGCGCCTGGAGCGGCTGCGCGGCCGGCGCGCCGACTGGCGCGCCGAGGGCCGCACGATGGACGAGGTCGGCCGCCGCACGCGGGCCGCCGTCGCCGAGGAGGGCTGGCTGCCATGA
- the cobA gene encoding uroporphyrinogen-III C-methyltransferase, with product MSTPASGIESRDFEPGTVWLVGAGPGDPGLLTLHALRALEAADVILHDALVSPEILALARPAAQLEAVGKRAGRPSAAQLRINARLIVLARQGLRVVRLKGGDPMLFGRGGEEALALAAAGIAFRIVPGISAGVGGLASIALPATHRGVGRSIAFATGHATAEGDPDWPAMARAADTLVLYMARGRMAGIAAGLMAGGRAADEPVAFVSDATTPRQRVRITTLAEAGAVAAAIPPEAATLVVVGRVVALRDAIAPWLQTPPAGRLPVAAPVAAPIVAAVSGTA from the coding sequence ATGAGCACCCCAGCTTCCGGCATCGAGAGTCGCGATTTCGAACCCGGCACCGTCTGGCTGGTCGGTGCCGGACCGGGCGATCCCGGCCTGCTGACGCTGCACGCCCTGCGGGCGCTGGAGGCGGCGGACGTCATCCTGCACGACGCCCTGGTCTCGCCGGAGATCCTGGCGCTGGCGCGGCCGGCCGCGCAGCTGGAGGCGGTCGGCAAGCGCGCCGGGCGGCCGAGTGCCGCGCAGCTCCGCATCAACGCGCGGCTGATCGTCCTGGCGCGGCAGGGGCTGCGCGTCGTCCGGCTGAAGGGCGGCGACCCGATGCTGTTCGGCCGCGGCGGCGAGGAGGCGCTGGCGCTCGCCGCAGCCGGCATCGCCTTCCGCATCGTGCCCGGTATCAGCGCCGGTGTCGGCGGCCTCGCCTCCATCGCCTTGCCGGCGACACACCGCGGTGTAGGCCGCTCGATCGCTTTCGCTACCGGCCACGCCACGGCCGAGGGCGATCCCGACTGGCCGGCGATGGCACGCGCCGCCGACACGCTGGTCCTCTACATGGCGCGCGGCCGGATGGCCGGCATCGCCGCCGGGCTGATGGCCGGCGGCCGGGCGGCGGACGAGCCGGTCGCCTTCGTCAGCGACGCCACCACACCGCGCCAGCGGGTGCGGATAACCACCCTCGCCGAGGCCGGTGCGGTTGCCGCGGCCATTCCGCCCGAGGCCGCGACGCTGGTGGTCGTCGGCCGCGTCGTGGCGCTGCGCGACGCCATCGCGCCTTGGCTGCAGACGCCGCCGGCCGGGCGCCTCCCCGTCGCAGCCCCGGTCGCCGCGCCCATCGTCGCAGCCGTCTCGGGCACCGCCTAG
- a CDS encoding flavodoxin domain-containing protein — protein sequence MSAVPLLPASAPFAADEIDALNGVIARSNPEQRSWLSGFLAGLQAAGRPAAANAPAPAARQPLTILYGTESGNSEAVADAAKRAAGRAGFAARLIDMADADLASLKDAGALMVVASTWGEGEPPQRAAAFYEGLLADDAPRLDGLRFSVLALGDRAYAQFCEVGRRIDDRLAELGAERAADRVDCDLDYETPAEAWTQQALQALRRDDGAGAAVIHVDFAHAPAAEAPSWSRSRPFEAEIAEAVNLNGSGSSKQTIHLELSLAGSDIGYEPGDALAVVPENDPATVEAVMEAVGLGGDDGLRATLLAAHDVTTLTRPVVEGYAALTGDATIAGLADGARFRTYAEGRQVLDLLAERPHRLTADQLRGLLRPLPARSYSIASSLRLAPDEAHLLVAPVRWSSRERVRLGVASTFLADRRRPGDVARVFLKPNRHFRLPTDSATPIVMIGPGTGVAPFRAFLQEREAVGARGRSWLFFGDRNFTHDFLYQLDWQAWLKEGVLSRMDVAFSRDQPAKLYVQHRLWERRADLWAWLQDGARLYVCGDEKQMAKDVDAMLRRIAADRGGLGEEAAADFVAGLARDGRYLRDVY from the coding sequence ATGTCCGCCGTCCCCCTCCTCCCCGCGAGCGCGCCCTTCGCCGCCGACGAGATCGACGCGCTGAACGGCGTTATCGCCCGTTCGAACCCCGAACAGCGCAGCTGGCTGAGCGGCTTCCTCGCCGGCCTGCAGGCTGCGGGACGACCGGCAGCGGCCAACGCACCGGCGCCGGCGGCACGGCAGCCGCTCACGATCCTCTACGGTACCGAATCGGGTAACTCGGAAGCGGTGGCCGACGCGGCGAAGCGCGCCGCCGGCCGGGCCGGCTTCGCCGCACGACTGATCGACATGGCGGACGCTGACCTCGCGTCGCTGAAGGATGCGGGCGCGCTGATGGTAGTCGCCAGCACCTGGGGCGAGGGCGAGCCGCCGCAGCGCGCCGCCGCCTTCTACGAAGGGCTGCTCGCCGACGATGCACCGCGGCTCGACGGGCTGCGCTTCTCGGTGCTTGCGCTTGGTGACCGGGCCTATGCGCAGTTCTGCGAGGTCGGCCGCCGCATCGACGATCGGCTGGCCGAGCTCGGGGCGGAGCGGGCGGCGGATCGCGTCGACTGCGACCTCGACTACGAGACGCCCGCCGAAGCCTGGACGCAGCAGGCACTCCAGGCGCTGCGTCGCGACGACGGCGCGGGTGCCGCGGTCATCCACGTCGACTTCGCGCATGCGCCGGCCGCCGAGGCGCCGTCCTGGAGCCGCAGCCGCCCGTTCGAGGCGGAGATCGCCGAGGCGGTGAACCTCAACGGCTCCGGCTCGAGCAAGCAGACGATCCATCTGGAGCTGTCGCTCGCCGGCTCTGACATCGGCTACGAGCCCGGCGACGCCCTCGCCGTCGTGCCGGAGAACGATCCGGCCACCGTCGAGGCGGTGATGGAGGCGGTCGGCCTGGGCGGCGATGACGGCCTGCGCGCCACGCTGCTGGCGGCGCACGACGTCACCACCCTCACCCGACCCGTGGTCGAGGGCTACGCCGCGCTCACCGGCGACGCGACCATTGCCGGCCTCGCCGACGGGGCCCGCTTCCGCACCTATGCCGAAGGCCGGCAGGTTCTCGACCTGCTGGCCGAGCGTCCGCACCGGCTGACCGCGGACCAGCTGCGCGGCCTGCTGCGGCCGCTGCCGGCGCGCTCCTACTCAATCGCCTCGAGCCTGAGACTGGCGCCGGACGAGGCACACCTGCTGGTGGCGCCCGTGCGCTGGAGCAGCCGCGAGCGTGTCCGCCTCGGCGTCGCATCGACCTTCCTCGCCGACCGCCGGCGGCCGGGTGACGTGGCGCGCGTCTTCCTGAAGCCGAACCGGCATTTCCGCTTGCCGACCGACTCGGCGACGCCGATCGTCATGATCGGCCCCGGCACCGGCGTGGCACCCTTCCGCGCCTTCCTGCAGGAGCGCGAGGCCGTGGGCGCCCGGGGCCGCAGCTGGCTGTTCTTCGGCGACCGCAACTTCACCCACGACTTCCTCTACCAGCTCGACTGGCAGGCTTGGCTGAAGGAGGGCGTGCTGAGCCGCATGGACGTCGCCTTCTCGCGCGACCAGCCGGCGAAGCTCTATGTCCAGCACCGCCTGTGGGAGCGCCGGGCCGACCTCTGGGCGTGGCTCCAGGACGGCGCACGCCTCTACGTCTGCGGCGACGAGAAGCAGATGGCGAAGGACGTCGACGCCATGCTCCGCCGCATCGCCGCCGACCGGGGCGGCCTGGGCGAGGAGGCCGCCGCCGACTTCGTCGCCGGCCTCGCCCGCGACGGCCGCTATCTCCGCGATGTCTATTGA
- a CDS encoding NADPH-dependent assimilatory sulfite reductase hemoprotein subunit, with amino-acid sequence MPDHSPAILSPNERIKGASRHLRGTIADGLSNAVTGALADDDTQLTKFHGIYQQDDRDLRPERRKKKLEPAYSFMARVRIPGGVLNAAQWLTLDRIADAQANGTIRLTTRQAVQFHGIIKSNLRDAIRAIDAGLLDTIAACGDVNRNVMCSADPRASGAHAAALDLARALSTHLTPQTGAYREIWLDGEKVEGGEPEVEPVYGATYLPRKFKTVVAVPPDNDVDVYAHDLGFIAIVEDGAVAGWNVTVGGGMGMTHGEPRTFPRTADLLGFCTTDRATALAEAIVTVQRDWGDRSDRKQARLKYTIERHGLEAFRAEVERRAGFALEAPRPFAFDRTGDRYGWAKTAGGDWNLTLFVENGRVADRPGYALRSALRIIAEKQLAARRGADFRITPNQSLMICGLTHRAKAVVEATLRAHGVGNVHSGLRRNAVACVALPTCGLALAESERYLPSLIDALDAVLEEAGLREDEIVIRMSGCPNGCSRPYLAEIGLVGRAPGTYHLYLGAAFDGSRLNRLYRRDLDHDGILAALTPLIRAYAADRLSGERFGDFVIRTGHVALTLSGRTFHDDMSAGEPAA; translated from the coding sequence ATGCCCGACCATTCACCCGCCATCCTGTCGCCGAACGAGCGCATCAAGGGGGCCAGCCGCCACCTGCGCGGCACCATCGCCGACGGCCTCTCGAACGCCGTCACCGGCGCGCTCGCCGACGACGACACGCAACTCACCAAGTTCCACGGCATCTACCAGCAGGACGACCGCGACCTGCGGCCTGAGCGGCGGAAGAAAAAGCTGGAACCCGCCTATTCCTTCATGGCGCGCGTGCGCATTCCGGGCGGCGTGCTGAACGCGGCGCAGTGGCTGACCCTCGACCGGATCGCCGACGCGCAGGCCAATGGCACGATCCGCCTGACGACCCGCCAGGCGGTGCAGTTCCACGGCATCATCAAGAGCAACCTGCGCGACGCGATCCGGGCGATCGACGCCGGCCTGCTCGACACCATCGCCGCCTGCGGCGATGTCAACCGCAACGTCATGTGCAGCGCCGACCCGCGCGCCAGCGGCGCCCATGCGGCGGCCCTGGACCTGGCGCGGGCGCTGAGCACGCACCTGACGCCGCAGACCGGCGCCTATCGCGAGATCTGGCTGGACGGCGAGAAGGTCGAGGGCGGCGAGCCGGAGGTCGAGCCGGTCTACGGCGCCACTTATCTGCCGCGCAAGTTCAAGACCGTGGTCGCCGTGCCGCCGGACAACGACGTCGACGTCTACGCGCACGACCTCGGTTTCATCGCCATCGTCGAGGATGGCGCGGTCGCCGGCTGGAACGTCACGGTCGGCGGCGGGATGGGCATGACCCACGGCGAGCCGCGCACCTTCCCGCGCACCGCCGACCTGCTGGGCTTCTGCACGACCGACCGCGCGACGGCCCTCGCCGAGGCGATCGTCACCGTGCAGCGCGACTGGGGCGACCGGTCCGACCGCAAGCAGGCGCGGCTGAAATACACGATCGAGCGGCACGGCCTGGAGGCCTTCCGGGCCGAGGTCGAGCGCCGCGCCGGCTTCGCGCTGGAGGCGCCAAGGCCCTTCGCCTTCGACCGGACGGGTGACCGCTACGGCTGGGCCAAGACGGCCGGCGGCGACTGGAACCTGACGCTGTTCGTCGAGAACGGCAGGGTGGCCGACCGGCCGGGCTACGCCCTGCGCAGCGCGCTGCGGATCATCGCCGAGAAGCAGCTCGCGGCCCGGCGCGGCGCCGACTTCCGCATCACGCCGAACCAGAGCCTGATGATCTGCGGCCTGACGCACCGGGCCAAGGCCGTGGTCGAGGCCACCCTGCGCGCGCACGGCGTCGGCAACGTGCACAGCGGCCTGCGCCGCAACGCCGTCGCCTGCGTGGCGCTGCCGACCTGCGGCCTCGCCCTGGCGGAGAGCGAGCGCTACCTGCCGTCCCTGATCGACGCGCTCGACGCGGTGCTCGAGGAGGCGGGCCTGCGCGAGGACGAGATCGTCATCCGCATGAGCGGCTGCCCGAACGGCTGCTCGCGGCCCTATCTGGCCGAGATCGGGCTCGTCGGACGCGCGCCCGGCACCTATCACCTCTATCTCGGCGCCGCCTTCGACGGGTCCCGGCTGAACCGGCTCTACCGCCGCGACCTCGACCATGACGGGATCCTGGCGGCCCTGACGCCGCTGATCCGCGCCTATGCCGCCGACCGCCTATCCGGCGAGCGCTTCGGCGACTTCGTCATCCGCACCGGCCACGTCGCGCTGACGCTCTCCGGCCGGACCTTCCACGACGATATGTCCGCGGGGGAGCCCGCCGCATGA
- a CDS encoding N-acetyltransferase family protein, with translation MNAVTDIAEIVLRPSTPADIAAITAIYGREVREGRSSFELDAPDEAEMAARRERLVSAGYPYLVATVGGVVAGYAYAGAYRPRPAYAGTVENSIYVHRAFHGRGIGRLLLRRLIAEAEAGGFRQMVAVIGDSANRASIALHVSQGFEPVGTLRSVGWKHGVWLDSVLMQRPLGPGDTAPR, from the coding sequence ATGAACGCCGTTACCGACATCGCCGAGATCGTGCTCCGCCCGAGCACGCCAGCGGACATCGCGGCGATCACCGCGATCTACGGCCGCGAGGTGCGGGAGGGCCGGAGTTCGTTCGAACTGGACGCGCCCGACGAAGCGGAGATGGCGGCGCGGCGCGAGCGCCTGGTGTCGGCGGGCTATCCCTATCTGGTCGCTACCGTGGGCGGCGTGGTCGCCGGCTACGCCTATGCCGGCGCCTACCGGCCGCGCCCCGCCTATGCGGGCACGGTCGAGAATTCCATCTACGTGCACCGCGCCTTCCACGGCCGCGGCATCGGCCGCCTGCTGCTGCGCCGCCTGATCGCCGAGGCCGAAGCCGGCGGCTTCCGCCAGATGGTGGCGGTCATCGGCGATTCCGCCAACCGCGCCTCCATCGCGCTCCACGTCAGCCAGGGCTTCGAGCCGGTCGGCACGCTGCGCTCGGTCGGCTGGAAACACGGCGTCTGGCTCGACTCGGTCCTGATGCAGCGCCCCCTCGGCCCCGGCGACACCGCGCCGCGCTGA
- the sugE gene encoding quaternary ammonium compound efflux SMR transporter SugE — MAWILLFVAGLLEIGWAMGLKCTDGFTRLVPTLATLTAMVVSIGLLGLALKSLPVGTAYAVWTGIGTVGTAILGIVLYGEPADALRLACIALIVAGIAGLKLLTP; from the coding sequence ATGGCATGGATTCTCCTCTTCGTCGCCGGCCTGTTGGAAATCGGCTGGGCGATGGGCCTCAAATGCACAGATGGCTTTACCCGCCTCGTTCCCACCCTCGCCACGCTGACGGCGATGGTCGTCAGCATCGGCCTGCTCGGCCTGGCGCTGAAGAGCCTGCCGGTCGGCACCGCCTATGCGGTCTGGACAGGGATCGGCACGGTGGGGACGGCGATCCTGGGGATCGTCCTCTACGGCGAGCCGGCCGACGCCCTGCGGCTCGCCTGCATCGCCCTGATCGTCGCGGGCATCGCCGGCCTGAAGCTGCTCACCCCATAG